Below is a genomic region from Trichoderma asperellum chromosome 2, complete sequence.
TGCGATCCACGGGAGGTTCCGTAGGCGCGTATGCTCTATCGGAAAATCGGCCGGGATGTTTTTAGTCGGGAGTTTGTGCGAGGGAGGTAGGTTATGCGCGATTTTGTAGGCCACTTCAGCTGCTTTATAGTCGCGGGTCATGAGTTTGCCAACCATGGCAGAGCCGACGATAGTGCCGCAACCTGTGGGAGAAGTATCGATTAGCCAAGGTTTGAGCGGCAGAATGATCATGGATGGAGGGATGTACCGTTGGGTAGGAAAGCTAGGCCAAGGAGAAGCTCATTAAGGCCAAAGCGGGACTTGAAAAGCCCCGTAGTACTAGATGTCACCATACTCCAAATGGCATATACCACGCCCCCAAACAGCAAGTTCAGGACGATATCCTTCTCTACCAGAAGCTTTAGGGGCTCGATGAACGTTATGACGGTCACTTTCTTTCGCTGGACTGCTTCATCAGGGTCCTGCATATATGGTGGCTCCACGGAGAACCTCGCAACAAGTGGCTTGTAAATACCCGTGAGCCGCAGGGAGCCGTTTCCAGCGATGCTTCGCAGGGTCTCAGGCAGAAACAAAATGACCATTATAATGACTAATGAGGAAAGTATcacgaggaagatgaagatagaCCGGAAGCCGAAGGTATTTGCCAAGACGCCACCTAGAACAGGACCAATAGCGATACTGAAGTTACGGACTGTTAAGTGAACTCCGAGtaagttttatatactgGATCTATAAAGTTGCAGAGGGCAGGGCTGTGCTTACTGGCCTGATAGAAACTTATGAAAGCTCCTCTTTCAGATGGGGGAGAGATATCTTGAATAACGCCATTTCCTTTTAATTATTGCATCAATAATAGTACTTAGAAAAGGCAAATATGTCACAGAGAACCTACCAATACTTACAGTCGAGGCGCTACCTGCCGCCTGCAAACCTctgaagatgagaagaatAGTGAAATTTGGAGAAAGGCTGAGGACAATGTTGGAAATGATATAGACCGTGAAGGAAGCGATGTAAATAGGCCGCCGTCCCACTGTGTCCGACAATGAACCCCAAAGCAGTGGCGATACGCCCTGAATTACTAGGTACGACGTGATGGTCAGGGAAACGGCGTCGATGCTAACATTGAGATCCTGCTCTCCTGTCAGCGATGTCCAAAAACTACACACAGTTGACTTACCTTTGCAATTGCGTCTAGTGATGGGAAGTAGATATTCGACGACAAGCCCGAGAACAAGCCTGCGACTCCGATGACGCCTACAAGGAACTTTTTCAGGCCCTTCGGGAATACGTGATACGGCTGTTCCAGTTCAGTATATGGAACGGTCGCCATTTCCTCAGCTTGCGCCGCCGGAGCTACTGCATCCAAAGAAGCACACAGGACACCAGCCGGGTTTGTAGCGTGCAGACTGCTTCTGGCCCCACTCAAATCAGTAACAGTCACCTGGTGGGAGGTACCTGTCGCAGGTTTGCAACTGTTCTGCTTGTGCATGTTGATTTTTGGTGAATCTGATATATATGAAGGTCCTGCTCTGGGTGGGCTCGACGGAATCCCGGAGTGCGAGGCTGTCTGGTGTTTAAAAAGGAGTGCAAGAGTCTATTAGGCAGAATTACGGATGGTACAGCTTTAAGCCAAAACAAAGAACCGCCTTCTATGCTCAAATTGTTTATCATAACGTTGTATTAATGCATACGCCGATCCGTAGGGTTATCTTGAATCGACAGGGTGCCAAATGTAATGCCAAGCAATGAAACACTGACATGCTCTAATGTAAGATTGATGATGACTTTCAAGGCCTTGAAAGTGAAATGTACACAATACCGATGTTACTCCATAATGCAACGGCCTGTGCTATGACACTCTCGTACCGTCTCTGGGGCTTAGACTCCCCGTATCACCAACTATCTTGAATAATCCCGATATCTTTGTAAACTGAGACATATTCCTTGCCGGTGGAGGCTTTAGATAAGCAGAGTACCATTTTGCGCATCAGAACCAAGGCGAAGACAAAGTGGGCGCGTCTTGGCAGCCCCTGATGGTGGTTCAGGCTCTAACAGGGGCTACCTTACTGGCATAAGATCGACCAAGACGGAgacttttaaagctttacaATTTATGGAAAGTTTAGGCTACTATATTTCCACATTACTCTATAAAGAGCGTAGGCGACGAACAAGGCCGGCAGTAGCTACAATAACAGCTAGCCTAGGCATATCCTCCTTACCTACTTGAGCAAGAGCATTAGCGTCGGTAATTTTATCTCTGGCGATGCTGGTAGGACAAAGCAGTGCTATAGCATTGACTACAACAGTTACTACACCGTCACCGAGGAATATTGTTACAATGTTCAGAACCGTGAGCGCGAGTCTAGTAACTGTGACAGTTACTACAACACCAGCACCGACCTTCGCAATCCCTAGCCTTGGAATGTCAGCAGTTGATACTCAGGCGCCGA
It encodes:
- a CDS encoding uncharacterized protein (EggNog:ENOG41~TransMembrane:10 (i76-96o108-131i143-170o232-251i313-335o347-367i413-430o442-463i484-502o508-531i)), producing MHKQNSCKPATGTSHQVTVTDLSGARSSLHATNPAGVLCASLDAVAPAAQAEEMATVPYTELEQPYHVFPKGLKKFLVGVIGVAGLFSGLSSNIYFPSLDAIAKDLNVSIDAVSLTITSYLVIQGVSPLLWGSLSDTVGRRPIYIASFTVYIISNIVLSLSPNFTILLIFRGLQAAGSASTVSIGNGVIQDISPPSERGAFISFYQAIRNFSIAIGPVLGGVLANTFGFRSIFIFLVILSSLVIIMVILFLPETLRSIAGNGSLRLTGIYKPLVARFSVEPPYMQDPDEAVQRKKVTVITFIEPLKLLVEKDIVLNLLFGGVVYAIWSMVTSSTTGLFKSRFGLNELLLGLAFLPNGCGTIVGSAMVGKLMTRDYKAAEVAYKIAHNLPPSHKLPTKNIPADFPIEHTRLRNLPWIASLFSVSTAAYGFSLADPTLTSKPGWIVVPLVLQFLIAAMSNAIFALNQTLVSDLCPGKGASSTAINNLVRCGLGAVGVAFVETMITNLGPAWAFLGLALITVTMTPLAAVNWFWGQRWRAARTERKAKIEE